One Brassica napus cultivar Da-Ae chromosome C2, Da-Ae, whole genome shotgun sequence DNA window includes the following coding sequences:
- the LOC106419510 gene encoding SEC14 cytosolic factor, producing MGVVSEEAIDEFLELIDQVEEPLKKTFESVHQGYRREHLSRFLKARDWNVSKAHTMLVECLRWRVNNEIDSILSKPIVPSELYRGVRDSQLIGMSGYTREGLPVFAIGVGLSTFDKASVHYYVQSHIQINEYRDRVLLPSMSKKNGRPITTCVKVLDMTGLKLSALSQIKLVTIISTIDDLNYPEKTNTYYVVNAPYIFSACWKVVKPLLQERTRKKVHVLSGCGRDELLKIMDITSLPHFCRRGSSGSSHHTEGVDCFSFDHPFHQQLYNYVKHHYETQGHAEPAKQGSFHVGFPEPEAEIAKTIESELHKFENCNGLCQPAYDRKGCP from the exons ATGGGGGTCGTCTCAGAAGAAGCCATTGATGAATTCCTTGAGCTCATAGATCAAG TTGAGGAGCCATTGAAGAAAACATTTGAG AGTGTCCATCAGGGATACCGGAGGGAGCATTTGAGTCGCTTTCTGAAGGCACGAGATTGGAACGTAAGCAAAGCTCATACAATG CTGGTTGAATGTTTACGTTGGAGGGTTAATAATGAAATTGACAGTATACTATCT AAACCCATTGTGCCTAGTGAGTTGTATAGGGGCGTACGGGACTCTCAGCTCATAGGAATGTCAGGTTACACGAGAGAG GGCTTGCCTGTCTTTGCTATTGGTGTTGGCCTCAGCACATTCGACAAAGCTTCT GTTCACTACTATGTCCAATCCCACATCCAAATCAATGAATACAGAGACCGTGTATTACTG CCTTCTATGTCTAAGAAGAACGGGCGGCCAATCACCACCTGCGTCAAGGTTCTAGACATGACAGGGTTAAAACTTTCAGCGTTGAGCCAAATTAAG TTAGTGACTATCATATCAACCATAGATGATCTGAACTATCCAGAGAAGACAAACACGTACTATGTTGTGAACGCTCCATATATATTTTCCGCCTGTTGGAAG GTTGTAAAACCTCTTTTACAagagaggacgaggaagaaggtTCATGTGTTATCTGGTTGCGGAAGGGATGAATTATTGAAG ATTATGGACATCACATCCCTCCCACATTTCTGTAGAAGAGGAAGCTCTGGGTCGTCTCACCACACTGAGGGCGTAGACTGTTTTTCTTTTGATCATCCCTTCCATCAACAGCTGTACAACTATGTGAAGCACCATTATGAGACCCAGGGACACGCAGAACCTGCAAAGCAAGGATCATTCCACGTTGGGTTTCCTGAGCCTGAAGCTGAGATAGCCAAAACCATTGAATCGGAACTGCACAAGTTTGAGAACTGCAATGGTCTATGCCAGCCTGCTTATGACAGAAAAGGATGTCCATGA
- the LOC106419637 gene encoding putative U-box domain-containing protein 53 isoform X1: MNNEIEEEGEEDGRRGGLETVREIQFEGSNSGTVSMNGEDNVYVGVGKGDSSMEALRWALDNLITSTSTLLYLIHVFPETRSIPYPCLYMFSSYLVMKPTVCLNSSVCMYDLCVVGRLTREQASQEQLETFMSQEREKRRTLLNKFIHACSASKVKVETILVESDSVAKALQDLITILHIKKLVLGIDKPNARKANSTRGNSVPEQIMRSTAAELCEVKVICQGKEIKMEETVMERVPSKSPKVQERTPSKSPKQQRLKKDQSNDPFACICFFSKPKTNS; this comes from the exons atgaacaatGAGATAGAAGAGGAGGGAGAAGAAGATGGAAGGAGAGGAGGGCTGGAGACGGTGAGAGAGATTCAGTTTGAAGGGAGCAACAGTGGAACAGTGTCCATGAACGGAGAGGACAACGTTTATGTTGGAGTTGGTAAAGGAGACTCTAGCATGGAGGCATTGCGTTGGGCTCTTGACAATCTCATCACTTCTACTTCTACTCTTCTTTACCTCATCCATGTCTTTCCTGAGACTCGCTCCATCCCTTATCCTTGTCTGTATATGTTCTCCTCTTATCTTGTGATGAAACCAACTGTGTGTTTGAACTCAAGTGTATGTATGTATGATCTTTGTGTAGTGGGGAGGCTGACGAGGGAGCAAGCGAGTCAAGAACAACTTGAAACCTTTATGTCTCaggaaagagagaagagaagaactctGTTGAACAAGTTCATTCATGCCTGCTCTGCTTCTAAG GTGAAGGTGGAGACAATACTGGTGGAGAGTGACTCGGTGGCAAAGGCTTTACAAGACCTCATCACTATTCTTCACATTAAAAAGCTTGTTCTTGGGATCGACAAGCCTAATGCAAG GAAAGCAAATTCGACAAGAGGAAACAGTGTTCCTGAACAGATAATGAGGAGCACTGCAGCAGAACTGTGCGAGGTTAAGGTGATATGCCAAGGAAAAGAGATAAAGATGGAGGAGACAGTGATGGAGAGAGTCCCCTCCAAGTCCCCAAAAGTGCAGGAGAGAACTCCCTCCAAGTCTCCAAAACAGCAGCGGCTGAAGAAGGATCAATCCAATGACCCTTTTGCTTGCATTTGCTTTTTCAGTAAGCCCAAAACTAACAGTTAA
- the LOC106419637 gene encoding U-box domain-containing protein 35-like isoform X2 gives MNNEIEEEGEEDGRRGGLETVREIQFEGSNSGTVSMNGEDNVYVGVGKGDSSMEALRWALDNLITSTSTLLYLIHVFPETRSIPYPLGRLTREQASQEQLETFMSQEREKRRTLLNKFIHACSASKVKVETILVESDSVAKALQDLITILHIKKLVLGIDKPNARKANSTRGNSVPEQIMRSTAAELCEVKVICQGKEIKMEETVMERVPSKSPKVQERTPSKSPKQQRLKKDQSNDPFACICFFSKPKTNS, from the exons atgaacaatGAGATAGAAGAGGAGGGAGAAGAAGATGGAAGGAGAGGAGGGCTGGAGACGGTGAGAGAGATTCAGTTTGAAGGGAGCAACAGTGGAACAGTGTCCATGAACGGAGAGGACAACGTTTATGTTGGAGTTGGTAAAGGAGACTCTAGCATGGAGGCATTGCGTTGGGCTCTTGACAATCTCATCACTTCTACTTCTACTCTTCTTTACCTCATCCATGTCTTTCCTGAGACTCGCTCCATCCCTTATCCTT TGGGGAGGCTGACGAGGGAGCAAGCGAGTCAAGAACAACTTGAAACCTTTATGTCTCaggaaagagagaagagaagaactctGTTGAACAAGTTCATTCATGCCTGCTCTGCTTCTAAG GTGAAGGTGGAGACAATACTGGTGGAGAGTGACTCGGTGGCAAAGGCTTTACAAGACCTCATCACTATTCTTCACATTAAAAAGCTTGTTCTTGGGATCGACAAGCCTAATGCAAG GAAAGCAAATTCGACAAGAGGAAACAGTGTTCCTGAACAGATAATGAGGAGCACTGCAGCAGAACTGTGCGAGGTTAAGGTGATATGCCAAGGAAAAGAGATAAAGATGGAGGAGACAGTGATGGAGAGAGTCCCCTCCAAGTCCCCAAAAGTGCAGGAGAGAACTCCCTCCAAGTCTCCAAAACAGCAGCGGCTGAAGAAGGATCAATCCAATGACCCTTTTGCTTGCATTTGCTTTTTCAGTAAGCCCAAAACTAACAGTTAA